A stretch of the Deltaproteobacteria bacterium genome encodes the following:
- a CDS encoding thymidine kinase, whose translation MAKLYFRYGSVGSAKTLNLLAVAHSYSQQNKTVLVVKPALDTRFGENAVTSRAGLTRDADYLVSSVGDLPEDRLSLADCILVDEVQFLSESVIEKLRHIATALDVPVICYGLRGDFRTRLFPGSRRLMELADEISEVKTTCAYCNRKAVFNLKLVNGVPSLTGPVVDLGSEEKYLPTCAKCYSSRLPEAWNSQEL comes from the coding sequence TAGTGCTAAGACCCTTAATTTACTGGCAGTGGCTCATTCATACTCCCAGCAGAACAAGACTGTGCTCGTAGTAAAGCCGGCTCTTGATACTCGATTTGGGGAGAATGCGGTCACCTCGCGCGCCGGTTTAACGCGTGACGCAGATTATCTCGTGTCTTCTGTTGGTGACTTGCCCGAGGATCGTCTGTCGCTTGCCGACTGCATCTTAGTGGATGAGGTGCAGTTTTTGAGTGAGTCGGTGATCGAGAAGTTGCGGCATATTGCTACAGCACTAGATGTACCAGTCATTTGCTATGGGCTGCGCGGTGATTTCCGGACCCGCTTGTTTCCCGGTAGTCGCCGCCTGATGGAACTAGCGGATGAGATTTCTGAGGTTAAGACCACTTGTGCCTACTGCAATCGCAAAGCAGTATTCAACCTGAAGTTAGTGAATGGTGTGCCAAGTTTGACCGGTCCGGTGGTCGATCTTGGGAGTGAAGAGAAATATCTGCCGACGTGCGCCAAGTGCTATAGTTCTCGGCTGCCTGAGGCTTGGAATTCGCAGGAGTTATAA